The Candidatus Sysuiplasma acidicola genome window below encodes:
- a CDS encoding glutamate--tRNA ligase, which produces MDAKVSEEAYLLALQNAVSHEGKADVNAVLGRIMAKFKGTVAREAMPVIADAVARANSMTYDEQVHALSETSPDLLVKQKKEKIARLRELEGAGPGFRVRLAPYPSGALHIGNSRMLILNDEYAKKYSGELMLVYDDTIGSEEKLPRLDSYELIRDGLSWLGVKWSGEYYKSDRLELFYKWASMLVEKGIAYACTCSAEELRKNREDGVECVHRSHSIAENAAIWAEMLKGSFEEGKAVLRARTDMKHKNPAFRDRVLCRISHREHPRVGRKYHVWPMLEFSWAVDDIELGMTHVIRGKELYTEDFMEDFIWKELGIKGPRFEHFGLLRIAGVKISKSKSMKEIVSGEYFGWEDPRTWSLQSLRARGFSPDAIRNFILNLGMSLNDIEVAVDSIYSENRKIIEPSADRYFFVDSPVKIKIENAPRLGHIEAALHPDFPERGRRKILASDHVYVSSRDVSQFSGTEIRLKDYCNVIISDGRAKCTGRENRDVQKVQWVPVEEAVPCEVIMVDGSRVQGFAEGAVRSIETDRPVQFERFGFVNPREKGSSMLFYYTHT; this is translated from the coding sequence ATGGATGCGAAGGTCAGTGAGGAGGCTTATCTTCTTGCGCTGCAGAATGCCGTCAGCCATGAAGGAAAAGCGGATGTGAACGCCGTGCTTGGCAGGATCATGGCGAAGTTCAAGGGCACCGTCGCAAGGGAAGCGATGCCTGTCATTGCAGATGCGGTAGCGAGAGCAAACAGCATGACGTATGACGAGCAGGTGCATGCACTCAGTGAAACTTCACCCGATCTTCTGGTAAAGCAGAAAAAGGAGAAGATCGCAAGGCTTAGGGAGCTTGAGGGGGCGGGCCCGGGTTTCAGGGTTCGCCTTGCTCCTTACCCGTCAGGCGCGCTGCACATCGGTAACAGCAGGATGCTCATACTCAACGACGAATACGCCAAAAAATATTCCGGAGAGCTGATGCTCGTCTATGATGACACGATAGGCTCGGAGGAGAAGCTGCCCAGACTCGATTCCTATGAACTCATAAGGGACGGATTGAGCTGGCTTGGAGTAAAATGGAGCGGCGAATATTACAAGTCTGACAGGCTGGAACTATTCTATAAATGGGCGTCCATGCTCGTCGAGAAGGGGATAGCCTACGCATGCACTTGCAGCGCGGAGGAGCTGAGGAAAAACAGAGAGGATGGCGTGGAATGCGTGCACAGGAGCCACAGCATTGCCGAGAATGCAGCAATCTGGGCCGAAATGCTGAAAGGAAGCTTTGAGGAGGGGAAGGCAGTGCTGAGGGCCAGGACTGACATGAAACACAAAAACCCAGCGTTCAGAGACAGGGTGCTCTGCAGGATCTCCCACAGGGAACATCCGAGGGTGGGCAGAAAGTACCATGTCTGGCCCATGCTCGAATTCTCATGGGCGGTGGACGACATCGAACTGGGAATGACGCATGTAATCAGAGGCAAGGAACTCTATACGGAAGACTTCATGGAGGACTTCATATGGAAGGAGCTCGGGATCAAAGGACCGCGCTTTGAGCATTTCGGCCTGCTGAGAATAGCCGGCGTGAAGATCTCGAAGAGCAAGTCGATGAAAGAGATTGTAAGCGGTGAGTATTTCGGGTGGGAAGATCCGAGAACGTGGAGCCTTCAGTCTCTGCGCGCGAGAGGTTTCAGCCCCGACGCGATAAGAAATTTCATTTTGAATCTGGGCATGAGCCTCAACGACATAGAAGTGGCCGTTGACTCCATATATTCGGAGAACAGGAAGATCATCGAGCCTTCAGCAGACAGATACTTCTTCGTCGACAGTCCGGTGAAAATAAAGATTGAAAATGCTCCACGCCTGGGCCATATCGAGGCTGCCCTGCACCCCGATTTCCCTGAAAGAGGGAGGAGGAAGATTCTGGCCTCTGATCATGTGTATGTGTCATCAAGAGATGTTTCTCAGTTCAGCGGCACCGAAATCAGGCTGAAGGATTATTGCAATGTCATAATTAGCGACGGCAGGGCCAAATGCACCGGAAGAGAGAATAGAGATGTACAGAAAGTGCAGTGGGTCCCTGTGGAAGAGGCTGTACCGTGCGAAGTGATAATGGTGGACGGCTCGAGGGTACAGGGTTTTGCGGAAGGTGCCGTAAGGAGCATTGAAACAGACAGACCCGTCCAGTTTGAGCGGTTCGGTTTCGTGAATCCAAGGGAGAAGGGGAGCAGCATGCTGTTCTATTACACGCATACCTGA